Proteins from a single region of Nitrososphaerota archaeon:
- a CDS encoding metallophosphoesterase, whose translation MATSRIFFITDVHGSTRCFKKFLNSAKFYKANVLVLGGDITGKALIPLVDQEDGTFRCSFEGEELRLKSKGEAESLAARAADSGLYAQAMSRKEVGELSADPKEVTRVFNEAMVGRVREWVALAEERLGKSGVKCYISPGNDDIFAIDGVLSSSPYVVNPEERVVDLDGGHEMITLGYTNRTPWKSPREVDEDELGEKVERMASQVKDMKSAIFNVHVPPKDTLLDKAPMVDENLKVVVKANQVQMTSAGSSAVRKAIESHQPLLGIHGHIHESKGMVRIGRTLCANPGSEYGEGVLRGFLAQVTDDRIDSYMLTAG comes from the coding sequence GTGGCGACTTCGCGGATATTCTTCATCACAGACGTCCACGGCTCGACGCGATGCTTCAAGAAGTTCCTGAACTCGGCGAAGTTCTACAAGGCGAACGTGCTCGTCCTCGGCGGCGACATCACAGGGAAGGCGCTCATCCCCCTGGTGGACCAGGAGGACGGGACGTTCAGGTGCTCCTTCGAAGGGGAGGAGCTCCGGCTGAAGAGCAAGGGCGAGGCCGAGAGCCTGGCGGCCAGGGCCGCCGACTCGGGGCTCTACGCCCAGGCGATGAGCAGGAAGGAGGTGGGCGAGCTGTCTGCGGACCCGAAGGAGGTCACGCGCGTCTTCAACGAGGCGATGGTGGGGAGGGTCAGGGAGTGGGTCGCCCTCGCCGAGGAGAGGCTCGGGAAGAGCGGGGTGAAGTGCTACATATCTCCGGGGAACGACGACATCTTCGCCATAGACGGGGTGCTGAGCTCGTCCCCCTACGTGGTCAACCCGGAAGAGAGGGTAGTCGACCTGGACGGAGGGCACGAGATGATCACCCTCGGCTACACCAACCGGACCCCATGGAAGAGCCCGAGGGAGGTGGACGAGGACGAGCTGGGAGAGAAGGTGGAGAGGATGGCGTCACAGGTCAAGGACATGAAGTCTGCGATCTTCAACGTCCACGTCCCGCCCAAAGACACCCTCCTCGACAAGGCCCCGATGGTGGACGAGAACCTGAAGGTGGTGGTCAAGGCCAACCAGGTGCAGATGACCTCCGCCGGGAGCTCCGCCGTCAGGAAGGCCATAGAGTCGCATCAGCCTCTGCTGGGGATCCACGGCCACATCCACGAATCCAAGGGGATGGTCAGGATCGGAAGGACGCTCTGCGCCAACCCCGGGAGCGAGTATGGGGAAGGGGTCCTGAGGGGGTTCTTGGCCCAGGTCACCGACGACCGGATAGACTCGTATATGCTGACCGCCGGGTAG
- a CDS encoding amino acid permease, producing MSEKERLAVGSPASGAQATSPSASPVFVRDATGLVKNVSFFDSIALNLSNMSIGALLGLVGISGLLPMYFAGQSTAGVNLVYLCIIAFVLSVPQIVIYTVLTRRYPRAGGDYVFVSRNLGGPIGSIASFMGYTCETTAYLALIALSTVFAIGTVGLFFSPSSSFYTGLATPQGAYPGAPATPAFQFLIGGLIFAILIGINVIKPKAGYRLVSILTIVGIIALFVAIGTMLSAGPAGVQNYVNGVTGNGYFTNATAPGSTYANVVAGNHTGGPGGVSGFSWGPTIFLLPLIAAFVFPWLNAAPAVAGEIKGKGALKWNVPISAVLAFSFLVGSIATMYWAAGQPFTNAAFSTPAYVYGMPVGFNFWTLAMGLTGNPALAAFIGLGWILANLGILAYGVIVISRYLLAQSFDRFLPSRISSVSARFGSPVVAFGISLVVTVVLVGIAAYNYTTSNLGAGTNPLFGAILASMIYFIIVGLSAVVHAIKKEAGYMKGVLGAAGVLNMGVFGYLAYQFLTYQSVWALNSITFSFIIGSLVLGIVAFGGSYWYNKKRGVDITLAYKEIPPE from the coding sequence TTGTCAGAAAAGGAGAGACTAGCTGTCGGTTCGCCGGCATCGGGGGCTCAGGCCACGAGCCCGTCCGCATCTCCGGTCTTCGTGCGCGACGCCACCGGCCTCGTCAAGAACGTGTCGTTCTTCGACAGCATCGCTCTGAACCTGAGCAACATGTCGATAGGGGCGCTCCTTGGGCTCGTCGGCATCTCCGGGCTCCTCCCCATGTACTTCGCGGGGCAGAGCACCGCAGGGGTGAACCTGGTCTATCTTTGCATCATCGCGTTCGTGCTTTCGGTCCCCCAGATAGTCATCTACACCGTGCTGACGCGGCGGTACCCGCGCGCCGGAGGGGACTACGTCTTCGTGTCAAGGAACCTCGGGGGCCCGATAGGGAGCATCGCCTCCTTCATGGGATACACCTGCGAGACGACCGCCTATCTCGCGCTCATCGCGCTTTCGACCGTCTTCGCCATCGGGACCGTGGGGCTCTTCTTCAGCCCCTCGAGCTCCTTCTACACGGGCCTCGCGACGCCTCAGGGCGCCTATCCGGGCGCGCCCGCGACCCCCGCCTTCCAGTTCCTCATCGGCGGGCTCATATTCGCCATCCTGATCGGCATCAACGTCATAAAGCCGAAGGCCGGGTACAGGCTCGTCTCGATACTGACCATCGTCGGCATAATCGCCCTGTTCGTCGCCATCGGGACCATGCTCAGCGCGGGCCCGGCGGGCGTCCAGAACTACGTCAACGGGGTGACAGGGAACGGGTACTTCACCAACGCCACGGCGCCCGGGTCGACGTATGCCAACGTGGTCGCAGGCAACCACACCGGCGGGCCCGGCGGGGTCAGCGGCTTCAGCTGGGGGCCGACCATCTTCCTCCTTCCTCTGATAGCGGCCTTCGTCTTCCCGTGGCTGAACGCCGCCCCGGCCGTCGCGGGTGAGATCAAGGGGAAGGGCGCCCTGAAGTGGAACGTGCCCATCTCCGCCGTCCTCGCCTTCTCGTTCCTGGTCGGGAGCATCGCGACGATGTACTGGGCGGCCGGACAGCCGTTCACCAACGCCGCCTTCTCGACCCCGGCCTACGTCTACGGGATGCCCGTCGGGTTCAACTTCTGGACCCTCGCGATGGGGCTCACGGGGAACCCTGCGCTGGCCGCGTTCATCGGCCTAGGGTGGATCCTGGCCAACCTGGGCATACTCGCCTATGGCGTCATAGTGATCTCCAGGTATCTGCTGGCCCAGTCGTTCGACAGGTTCCTCCCCTCGAGGATATCGAGCGTGAGCGCGCGGTTCGGGTCTCCCGTCGTCGCCTTCGGCATCTCCCTGGTGGTGACAGTCGTCCTGGTGGGGATTGCGGCTTACAACTACACGACTTCGAACCTCGGGGCAGGCACCAACCCGCTGTTCGGCGCCATCCTGGCCTCGATGATATACTTCATCATCGTCGGGCTCTCGGCGGTCGTCCACGCGATAAAGAAGGAGGCGGGCTACATGAAAGGGGTCCTGGGAGCGGCGGGCGTGCTGAACATGGGGGTCTTCGGGTACCTGGCGTACCAGTTCCTCACCTACCAGAGCGTCTGGGCCCTCAACTCCATCACATTCTCCTTCATCATAGGGAGCCTGGTCCTGGGGATCGTCGCCTTCGGCGGCTCCTACTGGTACAACAAGAAGCGCGGGGTCGACATCACCCTGGCGTACAAGGAAATCCCGCCAGAGTAG
- a CDS encoding pyroglutamyl-peptidase I: MRILLAGFEPWKGSVNPAGAVAKSLDGMTIEGGRVVGVEVPEDFYGLPRITRSLVKEHRPDAVISLGWDYTRAVKVENVAVNMMFAVFGDQLVPDNRGRSPRGVPISKRGPVALRSTLPVRSIVSDLSAAGIPAVESYDAGTHGCNTMMYSFLMAVRKERHGVSGHIHLPPTEGVDARFPVEKMELDTERKAIEIAVGSCARSLRRR; the protein is encoded by the coding sequence TTGCGCATCCTCCTGGCGGGGTTCGAGCCCTGGAAGGGGTCGGTCAACCCGGCTGGCGCCGTCGCCAAGAGCCTCGACGGGATGACCATAGAGGGGGGACGGGTCGTCGGCGTGGAGGTCCCGGAGGACTTCTACGGGCTCCCGCGCATCACCCGCTCCCTCGTCAAGGAGCACAGGCCAGACGCCGTGATATCGCTCGGATGGGACTACACCCGCGCCGTCAAGGTGGAGAACGTGGCGGTGAACATGATGTTCGCTGTCTTCGGCGACCAGCTGGTCCCCGACAACCGCGGGCGGTCCCCCCGCGGCGTCCCCATATCCAAGCGCGGGCCGGTGGCGCTCAGAAGCACGCTGCCGGTCAGGTCGATCGTCTCTGACCTGTCGGCCGCAGGCATACCTGCCGTCGAGTCCTACGACGCGGGCACCCACGGCTGCAACACCATGATGTACTCGTTCCTGATGGCCGTCAGGAAGGAGCGCCACGGCGTGTCGGGCCACATACACCTGCCGCCGACCGAAGGGGTGGACGCGCGCTTCCCCGTCGAAAAGATGGAGCTGGATACCGAGAGGAAGGCCATAGAGATAGCCGTCGGCTCGTGCGCGAGGAGCCTCCGCAGGAGGTAG
- a CDS encoding serine hydroxymethyltransferase: protein MARSDFLRLAASYEGYRRTTLNMIPSENALSDDVLAALASPMAGRYAGLPETYGGSGKFHEIWERCEELARSVFRCRGASVVPVSGHVAGMMALEALAKRGASVASVPPSHGGYRGYSQPYVPEILGMKALELPFDQAAMNVDVERAVALVRREKPAVTVLGATVFLFPHPVKEIAEAAHASGGKVVYDASHAMGLVAGGVFQDPLREGADVVVGSTHKTLFGPQGGIMFSDDEEFMKRVAGGYAYRFVDNFHLNRVAALGVALEEVSRHGARYARDVVANSRALAEALHGAGLPVAGAAGGFTRSHQVLLSVGGKGDETMGTLEEAGIIVDSRVRFGTNEVTRRGMGPREMKAIAGLAAQALLDGRAREARARSRALASRFRKLRYTLKSA, encoded by the coding sequence TTGGCCCGCAGCGACTTCCTCAGGCTGGCCGCCTCCTACGAGGGGTACAGGCGGACCACCCTCAACATGATCCCCAGCGAGAACGCCCTGAGCGACGACGTGCTCGCCGCCCTCGCGTCCCCCATGGCAGGGAGGTACGCGGGGCTCCCCGAGACCTATGGCGGGAGCGGGAAGTTCCACGAGATATGGGAGAGGTGCGAGGAGCTGGCCAGGTCGGTGTTCAGGTGCAGGGGCGCGAGCGTGGTCCCCGTCTCGGGCCATGTGGCCGGGATGATGGCGCTCGAGGCCCTGGCGAAGCGGGGAGCATCCGTCGCATCGGTCCCTCCTTCGCACGGCGGCTACAGGGGTTATTCGCAGCCCTACGTCCCCGAGATCCTGGGGATGAAGGCGTTGGAGCTCCCGTTCGACCAGGCGGCCATGAACGTCGACGTCGAGAGGGCAGTCGCGCTCGTGAGGCGGGAGAAGCCGGCCGTGACAGTGCTCGGCGCCACGGTCTTCCTCTTCCCCCATCCGGTGAAGGAGATCGCCGAGGCGGCCCACGCGTCTGGGGGGAAGGTGGTCTACGACGCGTCGCACGCCATGGGGCTCGTGGCCGGCGGCGTCTTCCAGGACCCGCTCCGAGAGGGCGCCGACGTGGTGGTCGGCTCCACCCACAAGACGCTCTTCGGGCCGCAGGGAGGGATAATGTTCTCCGACGACGAGGAGTTCATGAAACGCGTAGCCGGAGGGTATGCGTACCGGTTCGTCGACAACTTCCACCTCAACAGGGTGGCCGCGCTGGGGGTGGCCCTGGAGGAGGTGAGTCGCCACGGCGCCCGGTATGCCAGGGACGTGGTGGCGAACTCCAGGGCGCTGGCCGAGGCGCTCCACGGAGCCGGCCTGCCGGTGGCCGGCGCGGCAGGCGGGTTCACCCGGTCCCACCAGGTGCTCCTCTCGGTGGGGGGGAAGGGGGACGAGACCATGGGGACCCTCGAGGAGGCCGGGATCATCGTCGACTCCAGGGTGAGGTTCGGGACCAACGAAGTGACGAGGAGGGGGATGGGGCCCAGAGAGATGAAGGCGATAGCGGGGCTCGCAGCCCAGGCGCTCCTCGACGGACGGGCGCGGGAGGCGAGGGCGCGCTCGAGGGCCCTGGCCTCGAGGTTCAGGAAGCTGCGCTACACCCTGAAGAGCGCGTGA
- a CDS encoding MFS transporter, whose amino-acid sequence MTFDISHEVIEESKWTKANTWTFVSFAIGVMMQASFYSWAYLATGWYSIAVTNTVFKYLLLVWPGVFFIVGILFMGVLADRIGRKTAFFVTMALYFLSAVGILLSFNYYLVLVFLALSQIAGGGETNTVIAAIPEMFPTRIRAKVLYLVYSFVSIGPAIFAAIDFLSISSQVTFQRELVASSAVPLLVILLVSRYKMPESIRWLEAKGRKSDAGATAQKYYGTSPSSARSSNVAADAGGAGTAAAPTARLVAPLKSPSISLRLVAITCMTIANVIGFGLFVFSMGPVYFSSITSQIIFVSDTIEAIVTIIFAFYVDRISRRWNIFGFYIGTLVMALLITGTISQWSTSVNLFWGYVAVFNVFLALGYAALNTLKGEIWPTGRRALYTGAVRIIAYTLNVPATLALAYLDITGFAYLNVLLWVVGVVGAVIWLQYGRETGHYSSVTVASQEENA is encoded by the coding sequence TTGACTTTTGACATAAGTCATGAAGTCATCGAGGAGTCCAAATGGACGAAGGCGAATACCTGGACCTTCGTCTCGTTCGCCATCGGCGTAATGATGCAGGCCTCCTTCTACAGCTGGGCGTATCTGGCCACCGGATGGTACTCGATCGCGGTCACCAACACCGTCTTCAAGTATCTCCTGCTGGTGTGGCCGGGCGTCTTCTTCATAGTCGGAATACTCTTCATGGGGGTGCTGGCCGACCGGATCGGCAGGAAGACCGCGTTCTTTGTCACGATGGCGCTCTACTTTCTGTCGGCGGTAGGCATACTCCTCTCCTTCAACTATTATCTCGTCCTGGTGTTCCTCGCCCTCTCACAGATCGCGGGGGGAGGAGAGACGAACACGGTGATCGCGGCCATCCCCGAGATGTTCCCGACGCGTATCCGCGCGAAGGTGCTGTACCTGGTCTACTCTTTCGTGTCCATCGGCCCCGCCATATTCGCCGCCATCGACTTCCTGAGCATCTCCAGTCAGGTCACTTTCCAGAGGGAGCTCGTCGCCTCGTCAGCGGTGCCGCTGCTGGTCATCCTGCTGGTCAGCAGATACAAGATGCCCGAGTCCATCAGGTGGCTGGAAGCCAAAGGGAGGAAAAGCGACGCAGGAGCGACTGCCCAGAAGTACTATGGGACCAGTCCGTCGTCTGCACGCTCCTCGAACGTGGCGGCCGACGCTGGCGGCGCCGGGACGGCCGCTGCTCCAACCGCGCGGCTGGTCGCGCCGCTGAAGTCTCCGTCGATATCGCTCAGGCTGGTTGCCATAACGTGCATGACGATAGCCAACGTAATCGGCTTCGGCCTGTTCGTGTTCAGCATGGGGCCCGTCTACTTCTCTTCAATCACCTCCCAGATCATCTTCGTGTCGGACACAATCGAGGCTATCGTAACCATCATCTTCGCGTTCTACGTTGACAGGATAAGTCGGAGGTGGAACATATTCGGATTCTACATAGGCACTTTGGTGATGGCCCTGCTCATAACCGGCACCATCTCCCAGTGGTCCACTTCCGTGAACCTGTTCTGGGGGTACGTGGCCGTCTTCAACGTGTTCCTCGCGCTCGGATATGCCGCGCTTAACACGCTGAAGGGAGAGATCTGGCCCACCGGCAGGAGAGCCCTGTACACGGGCGCGGTAAGGATCATAGCCTACACCCTCAACGTCCCTGCCACGCTGGCTCTGGCCTATCTGGACATAACGGGGTTCGCGTACCTGAACGTGCTCTTGTGGGTAGTCGGAGTGGTAGGGGCCGTCATATGGCTGCAGTACGGCAGAGAGACAGGGCACTACTCCAGCGTGACCGTGGCTTCACAAGAAGAGAACGCCTGA
- a CDS encoding nucleic acid-binding protein: MKLDELRRAYHEKLDADRLPYLECSGCKHRFYYPRTLCPRCSSTSLEVKESDGRGKIFALTRIQKKDGGRTTYGIVEFDGFRIYCNVLESGKADVGTDVRVAFAELKGRKYPVARADA; encoded by the coding sequence TTGAAGTTGGACGAGCTGAGGAGGGCGTATCATGAGAAACTTGACGCGGACAGGCTCCCCTACCTCGAGTGCAGCGGGTGCAAGCACAGGTTCTACTATCCCAGGACGCTCTGTCCTAGGTGCTCTTCCACCTCCCTGGAGGTCAAGGAGAGCGATGGAAGGGGCAAGATATTCGCTCTGACCCGGATCCAGAAGAAAGACGGTGGAAGGACGACCTACGGGATCGTGGAGTTCGACGGGTTCAGGATATACTGCAATGTACTGGAGAGCGGGAAGGCCGACGTCGGGACGGACGTCCGCGTAGCTTTCGCCGAGTTGAAAGGGCGAAAGTACCCGGTCGCAAGGGCCGACGCTTAG
- a CDS encoding thiolase family protein, with product MFAGFAGRIYKKYDGSAFDLLSEAVAEALEMAGMEMKQLDGLVTTELPGIFDGKANLLMFTNQVRQYLGLKARYVDTLDFGGASALASVHRAYKAIRAGEAESVLCLIGGKASDVRAKAVTVDSIDRAYPDVAISPFDEFLRVYDDLNPVSDYALAAFRHSRLFGTTDEQRATIAAQQRLNAKRNARALFKDDLTPEQVIASPMVAEPLHLLEIVYPVDGFHAFIVSKKQTRLRTLDILGYGEGHWHELPPEQEDIVSTPAVESSRRASFEAGRADAYELYDSFTITTLMQIEDVRLAAKGKGGEFVEKHDLTYKGDVPLNTGGGSLNMGQPGFMSGGVLLEEALLQLNGMAEGHQVSGVGSVYLNGIGGWSRSHSVTLVLGEKN from the coding sequence TTGTTCGCCGGTTTCGCCGGGAGGATCTACAAGAAGTACGACGGCAGCGCCTTCGACCTGCTGAGCGAGGCCGTCGCCGAGGCCCTGGAAATGGCAGGGATGGAAATGAAGCAGCTCGACGGCCTGGTGACGACGGAGCTGCCGGGGATCTTCGACGGGAAGGCCAACCTGCTCATGTTCACCAACCAGGTCAGGCAATATCTGGGGTTGAAGGCCAGATACGTCGACACCCTCGATTTTGGAGGGGCGTCCGCGCTCGCTTCGGTCCACAGGGCCTACAAGGCCATCAGGGCGGGGGAGGCCGAAAGCGTCCTCTGCCTCATCGGCGGGAAGGCGTCAGACGTGAGGGCCAAGGCGGTCACCGTGGACTCCATCGACAGGGCTTACCCGGACGTGGCGATTTCGCCGTTCGACGAGTTCCTCCGTGTCTACGACGACCTCAACCCGGTCTCGGACTACGCGTTGGCCGCATTCAGGCACTCCAGGCTGTTCGGCACGACCGACGAGCAAAGGGCGACGATCGCGGCGCAGCAGAGGCTCAACGCCAAGCGCAACGCCAGGGCTCTGTTCAAAGACGATCTTACGCCCGAGCAGGTGATCGCATCCCCTATGGTCGCGGAGCCGCTCCACCTTCTGGAGATAGTCTACCCGGTAGACGGCTTCCACGCATTCATAGTGAGCAAGAAGCAGACGCGGCTGAGGACGCTCGACATCCTCGGGTACGGCGAAGGGCATTGGCACGAGCTCCCCCCTGAGCAGGAGGACATCGTGTCGACCCCGGCCGTCGAGAGCTCCCGACGAGCTTCGTTCGAAGCCGGAAGGGCCGACGCCTACGAGCTCTACGACTCCTTCACCATCACCACGCTGATGCAGATCGAAGACGTCAGGCTCGCAGCGAAGGGGAAAGGCGGAGAGTTCGTCGAGAAACACGACCTGACATACAAGGGCGACGTGCCGCTGAACACGGGCGGCGGGAGCCTGAACATGGGGCAGCCAGGTTTCATGAGCGGCGGCGTCCTCCTCGAGGAGGCTCTGCTGCAGCTCAACGGCATGGCGGAGGGGCACCAAGTCTCTGGCGTCGGTTCGGTGTATCTCAACGGGATCGGTGGCTGGAGCAGGAGCCACTCGGTCACCCTGGTCCTGGGCGAGAAGAATTGA
- a CDS encoding N-acyl homoserine lactonase family protein produces the protein MPPPQGVWCLKVGEINLWKAELTYGVDFDVRVAAPIFVFLIRSERELTLVDAGFRPGAARADNSAKGTIQLLRRALKRTSVEPGDVKNLVLTHLHTDHSSFIGEFKRARVFVQSREVEFARNPLPTQAPFFDAGALDALQKSDVELVEGDKEISGGVRLVHTPGHTPGSQSVAVRLGRSGFVICGDTIPMYHNWHPSDRRFGTPVALPRIPPAIHSDLGDWFRSCRKIESLSGTLIPSHDPLLADGTVFR, from the coding sequence TTGCCGCCCCCGCAGGGAGTCTGGTGCCTGAAGGTGGGAGAGATCAATCTGTGGAAAGCCGAGCTGACCTACGGGGTCGACTTCGACGTCCGGGTGGCGGCCCCGATCTTCGTGTTCCTGATAAGGTCCGAGCGGGAGCTGACGTTGGTGGACGCTGGCTTCAGGCCCGGAGCCGCTCGCGCTGACAACTCGGCCAAGGGGACCATACAGCTCCTTCGGCGCGCCCTGAAGAGAACGTCTGTCGAACCCGGCGACGTCAAGAACCTGGTCCTCACTCACCTTCATACAGATCACTCGTCTTTCATCGGGGAGTTCAAGCGGGCGAGGGTCTTCGTACAGTCGAGGGAGGTCGAGTTCGCAAGGAACCCCCTCCCGACTCAGGCGCCGTTCTTTGACGCCGGCGCACTGGACGCCCTGCAGAAGTCCGACGTCGAACTGGTCGAGGGAGACAAGGAGATCTCCGGCGGCGTTCGACTGGTTCACACCCCCGGACACACCCCGGGCTCCCAGTCGGTCGCGGTCAGGCTGGGCAGGTCTGGCTTCGTCATCTGCGGCGACACCATACCGATGTATCACAACTGGCACCCGTCGGACAGGCGTTTCGGCACCCCCGTTGCGCTTCCCAGAATACCCCCGGCCATCCACAGCGACCTCGGGGACTGGTTCCGAAGCTGTCGAAAGATTGAAAGCCTTTCTGGGACTTTGATTCCTAGCCACGACCCGCTTCTCGCGGACGGCACCGTTTTCCGCTAG
- a CDS encoding enoyl-CoA hydratase/isomerase family protein has product MPSANSVVLLNVHDGYAEITFNRPDKLNAFNDEMRAKTREHLAACVADDRVHAVVLKGEGRAFSAGADLGNPSTEVKPTSAWKKLFLSENRLFKMILSYPKPTIAATRGYALGYGFFLANACDIILSARSCRFGTPEIRQAEGVARLLVPSNVRRNLAMELLLTGDLVDAEKAESIGLINRAVDDDALDREVSKLARKLGHIDLRALRMNKAMVNHWYGAERFGLPMDFAARQEALLLGSGASAEWMKLAEKVGFKEFLKLRDRPFREIEGGEREERPAR; this is encoded by the coding sequence ATGCCAAGCGCGAACTCCGTAGTCCTGCTGAACGTCCACGATGGCTACGCAGAGATAACGTTCAACCGGCCGGACAAGCTGAACGCGTTCAACGACGAGATGCGCGCCAAGACGCGCGAGCATCTTGCCGCCTGCGTTGCGGACGACAGGGTCCACGCCGTGGTGCTGAAGGGGGAAGGGAGGGCTTTCTCCGCTGGGGCGGACCTGGGGAATCCGTCGACCGAAGTCAAGCCGACGAGCGCGTGGAAGAAGCTCTTCCTCAGCGAGAACAGGCTCTTCAAGATGATCCTGTCCTATCCTAAGCCGACGATCGCGGCCACCAGAGGCTACGCCTTGGGATACGGGTTCTTCCTCGCCAATGCATGCGATATCATCCTGAGCGCCCGCAGTTGCAGGTTCGGAACTCCCGAGATAAGGCAGGCCGAGGGGGTCGCAAGGCTGCTGGTCCCGTCCAACGTGCGCAGGAACCTGGCGATGGAGCTCCTCCTCACAGGCGACCTGGTCGACGCCGAGAAAGCGGAGTCGATCGGCCTGATAAACAGGGCGGTGGATGACGACGCTCTTGACAGGGAGGTGTCGAAGCTCGCCAGGAAGCTGGGGCACATAGACCTGCGAGCTCTCCGGATGAACAAGGCGATGGTGAATCATTGGTACGGAGCGGAAAGGTTCGGACTCCCTATGGATTTCGCCGCCCGCCAGGAAGCGCTGCTGCTGGGCTCAGGGGCCTCGGCGGAGTGGATGAAGCTGGCCGAGAAGGTCGGCTTCAAGGAGTTCCTGAAGCTGAGGGACAGGCCCTTCCGAGAGATTGAAGGCGGCGAGCGGGAAGAGCGCCCAGCCCGCTAG
- a CDS encoding CoA transferase, translating into MSDGPLKGVRIVDMTRHVAGPFSTMILGDMGAEVIKIEPPGVGSPERAATPVYHGMSTYFMGSNRSKKSVVLNLKTPDGVSILKKLSETADVFVENMRPGVCDRLGVGYGDISKVNRMIVYCSISGYGHDGPSSKRPSYDLVAQALSGLLSLYSDGRAPPTAPLGLADLTTAMVATQAILAALFAREKRGVGQFVEVSLLESAAFLLQYMAIPVLQGMDSNFDNLTRARQVGFMGVYSDASGRFFVIEAPDDGVFQRAASIPELKEIVTNPKFSTRPARASNWQELHQALQGVLSRKPREYWVQELEKVDVPCAAVKTVAEALQDPQLIYRGGIVEFQDEVVGKLKMLNLPMKFSETPARVTRRPPALGEQTDEVLGALGYTKDQLLTLRGKGVIS; encoded by the coding sequence ATGAGTGACGGCCCACTTAAAGGCGTGAGGATAGTCGACATGACGAGGCACGTGGCGGGTCCGTTCTCCACCATGATCCTCGGCGACATGGGGGCGGAGGTGATCAAGATCGAGCCCCCGGGAGTGGGCTCCCCTGAACGCGCCGCGACCCCGGTCTATCACGGGATGAGCACGTATTTCATGGGCTCGAACCGGAGCAAGAAGAGCGTTGTTCTGAACCTCAAGACGCCGGACGGCGTCTCGATACTGAAGAAGCTGAGCGAAACGGCTGACGTCTTCGTGGAGAACATGAGGCCGGGGGTCTGTGACAGGCTCGGCGTCGGCTACGGGGACATCTCTAAGGTCAACAGAATGATAGTCTACTGCTCGATCTCGGGGTATGGCCACGACGGGCCGTCCTCGAAGAGGCCTTCCTACGACCTGGTGGCACAGGCGCTGAGCGGGCTCCTGAGCCTCTACAGCGACGGTCGGGCGCCGCCGACGGCGCCGCTCGGGCTGGCTGACCTGACCACCGCCATGGTCGCCACGCAGGCCATCCTGGCGGCCCTGTTCGCCCGAGAGAAGCGGGGGGTCGGCCAGTTCGTGGAGGTGTCGCTGTTGGAGTCGGCCGCCTTCCTGCTCCAGTACATGGCCATACCCGTGCTGCAGGGAATGGACTCGAATTTCGACAACCTCACGAGGGCCAGGCAGGTCGGCTTCATGGGCGTCTACTCCGATGCGTCCGGTCGCTTCTTCGTGATCGAGGCGCCCGACGACGGCGTCTTTCAGCGGGCGGCGAGCATACCCGAGCTGAAGGAGATAGTGACAAACCCCAAGTTCTCGACCCGGCCGGCCAGGGCGAGCAACTGGCAGGAGCTGCATCAGGCTCTGCAGGGCGTTCTGAGCCGGAAGCCCAGGGAGTACTGGGTCCAGGAACTCGAGAAGGTCGATGTCCCCTGCGCGGCCGTGAAGACGGTGGCCGAAGCCCTCCAGGACCCGCAGCTCATCTACAGGGGCGGCATAGTGGAGTTCCAGGACGAGGTCGTGGGGAAGCTCAAGATGCTCAATCTGCCGATGAAATTCTCAGAGACTCCCGCCCGGGTCACCAGGAGACCTCCGGCGTTGGGTGAGCAAACCGACGAGGTTCTCGGCGCCCTCGGGTACACCAAAGACCAGCTGCTGACGCTTCGCGGCAAAGGCGTCATCTCATAG